Genomic segment of Erythrobacter sp. BLCC-B19:
GACAGCACAGCAGCCCGCGTGCGCGCTGATCCTCGAAATCAGCTGACGAGCCGAACCAGCCTTCAAAGCGGTGCCCATCGCGGCAGGAGAGGTCATAGACGATCATGGCACATCAGGATTTGGCGATTTCCCGCCGGTTGGCAAGAGCGGGAACCTGCGCGCGCACCTCGGAAATGCGGGCCAAATCGATGTCGCAATAACCAAGGCCCGCCGCCTCGCCCCCCATGTCGAGCAGCACCTCACCCCACGGATCGACCACCAGACTATGGCCATAGGTCTCGCGCCCGTCGGCGTGGTGGCCCACTTGCGCGGCGGCAATCACAAAGGCCTGCGCCTCGATCGCGCGCGCGCGCAACATGACGTGCCAATGCGCAGCGCCCGTGGGCCGGGTGAAGGCGGCAGGGACGGTCAGGCAGTCGCACGCCCGGTCACCCAGCGCGCCGAACAGCGCCGGGAAGCGCAAATCGTAACACACCGCCAGCCCGAGCCTTCCGACCGGCGTGTCGTCGAGCGTCACGACCTCGCGCCCCGGTTCATAGGCGTTGCTTTCCCGCCAGCTTTCGCCGCTGGCAAGGTCGACATCGAACATGTGGATCTTGTCATAGGTGACCGGCTCCGCCGCGCCGGGGGCAAAAACCATCGAACGGTTGGCGTTCTTCCCGTTATCGAGCGCCACCGCCATTGATCCGAGCGCGATGGTCACTCCCGTCTCGGTCGCCAGCGCGGCAAGGCGGGGGACGAAGGGCGACTGCGCCTGTGACACGATATGGCCTGCGCCCCGCGCCCGGTTGCGGTCGAGCAGCAGCGACATTTCAGGGGTGAACAGCATCGCCGCCCCCTCCCCCGCCGCCGCGCGCGCCGCCTGTTCGATGGCCGCGCAGTTGGCCTCGGGATCGATCCCTGAGGTCATCTGGAACAGCGCAATCTTCGGCATCGGCGCGCCCGCCCTATCCGGCCAGCAGTGCGTCGAGCTTGCCTGCTGCCTCAAGCGCGTGGAGATCGTCGCACCCGCCCACGTGGGTCTCGCCGATGAAGATCTGCGGCACGGTCATCGCACCCGGCGCGCGGGCGAGCATTTCATCGCGCCGGGCGCCGCCCATGGTGATGTCGTGTTCGGTAAAGACCGCGCCCTTCTCGGTCAGCAGCCGCTTGGCGCGCACACAGAAGGGGCAGGCGAACTTCGTGTAAATGTCGATCTGCGGGGCGGCCATTTGCACCTCTTGAAAGCTTGGTTCGGCAAACCAGATAGAGGCAGTCGCCGCGTTTCGCCAGTGTTGGGAAACGGTAACGGCGGCAAGGCGGGTGCTGCATCCGGCAGGCCCGCGTCAGACAGAATCGCTCATCAAGAGGATTTGACCATGTCGCGTTTCGATTTCACTCCCTATCGCCGTTCCACCGTGGGCTTCGACCGCCTGTTCGACCTGCTCGAAAACCAGGCGCGCCTCAACGCCGGGGACAATTACCCCCCCTTCAACATCTCGCGCCGCGGCGATGACAATTACCGCATCACGCTGGCCGTTGCGGGTTTCCGCGCCGGCGACATCGACATCACCGCGCAGCAGAACCTGCTGACCGTGCAGGGCAAGAAGCGTGAGGAAGTCGAAGACGGCTCCGAACTGCTCCATGTCGGGATCGCCAACCGCGGCTTTGAACGCCGGTTCGAACTTGCCGATTTCGTGCGAGTCGAGCGGGCCGACCTTGCCGATGGCCTGCTGATCATCGATCTGGTGCGCGAAGTTCCCGATGCGATGAAGCCCCGCAAGATTGCGATTGGCGGCACGCCCACGCTGACCGCGGTGCCGACGATCGAGGGCGAGGACACCGCCAGCGCCGCTTAATCGCGGCCCTGCCCTTCACCACAAAAGCAAAGGGGGCGGATCTTGCGATCCGGCACCACAAACCAAAAGGGGGCGGATCTTGCGATCCGCCCCCGCGACTTGCGTCGCCCTGTCTGGGCCTATCCGTCCGGGTCGCAGAAGACGGACAAGACCATACAAGCTCGATTTGCGGGATCGTCCTGGCGGTCGGCCCGACTCACGCTGTGATATACTCCCAGCGACAGATCGAACCTAGCCCTGCGATCCCTAGAAAACCGTGAAAACCGGGCTTCGTCTAATGCGGAATGGCAATAACACGCAAGGCCTATCTTCAATACTTGTAAGGATACGACACAAGAACTCGTGCTTGTGAAACAAAGGATTGCAAACGCTTGCTTATCCTTGATCCGACCTAGGGCGCAAACCGGCTAGCTGCCTTACTGCGCCAAGACACCCCTCGTATTATTGCGAGGGGTATCCTTACACCAGACGCGACTGTTCGAGCGCGGCGGCGATGAACCCGGCGAACAGCGGGTGCGGATCGAAGGGGCGCGATTTCAGCTCGGGGTGGAACTGCACACCCACAAACCACGGATGATCGGGCCGCTCGACGATCTCGGGCAGCAGCCCATCGGGGCTCATGCCCGCAAAGATCAGCCCGCTCTTTTCCAGCGGTTCGATAAAGGCGCTGTTGACTTCGTAGCGGTGACGGTGGCGTTCCGAAATCAGCTCGGCCCCGCCGTAGATGCGCGAGGTATGGCTGTTGGCTGACAGCTTGGCCGGATAAGCCCCCAGACGCATCGTGCCGCCCAGATCGCCGCCCTCTTCGCGCTGCTGGAGACCTTCCTTGGTCATCCATTCGGTGATGATCCCCACCACCGGCGTATCGGTCGGCCCGAATTCGGTCGAGGAGGCTTTCTCGAACCCTGCCGCGCGCGCGCCTTCGATACAGGCCATCTGCATACCGAGGCAGATGCCGAAGAACGGCACATTGCGGGTGCGGGCGAAGGTCACCGCCGAAATCTTGCCCTCGCTCCCGCGCTCGCCGAAACCGCCCGGCACCAGAATGCCGTGCATCGGTTCGAGCGCGGCCACGATTTGCGAAGGGTCGTCGCCTTCGAAGATCTCCGCGTCGATCCAGCGGATGTTGACCTTGACCCGGTTGGCGAGACCGCCGTGGACCAGCGCTTCGTTGAGGCTCTTGTAGGCATCGGGCAGGCCGACATACTTGCCGACCACCGCGATGGTGACTTCGCCTTCGGGGTTGAAGTGGCGGTCGGTCACGTCCTTCCACGCCGACAAATCGGGCGCAGGCGCATCGGTGATGCCGAAAGCGCGCAGCACTTCGCGGTCGAGCCCTTCGGCGTGATATTGCTCGGGCACCGAATAGATCGATGGCGCATCGAGCGCCTGGATCACCGCCTCGGCGCGCACGTTGCAGAACTGCGCGATCTTGCGGCGGTCGCTTTCGGGGATCGGATGCTCGGCGCGGCACAACAGGATATCGGGTTTGATGCCGAGCGCCGCCAGTTCGCGCACCGAGTGCTGGGTCGGCTTGGTCTTCAGCTCGCCCGCCGCCTTGATGTAGGGCACCAGCGTGACATGGACGCTGACCGTCTGGAACGGTTCGAGCTCGTTCCGCAATTGGCGGATCGCCTCCATGAAGGGCAGCGATTCGATGTCGCCCACCGTCCCGCCGATTTCGCACAGGATGAAATCATGGTCGCCCTGATCGGCGAGCGCGAATTCCTTGATCGCGTCGGTCACGTGCGGGATCACCTGCACGGTCGCGCCGAGATAGTCGCCGCGCCGCTCCTTGGCGATGATGTCGCGATAAACGCGGCCCGAGGTGATGTTGTCGCTCTGGCGCGCCGAAACGCCGGTGAAGCGTTCATAGTGGCCAAGGTCGAGATCGGTTTCGGCCCCGTCGTCGGTGACATAGACCTCGCCGTGCTGATACGGGCTCATCGTGCCCGGATCGACGTTGAGATAGGGGTCGAACTTGCGAATGCGCACCTTGTAGCCGCGCGCCTGGAGGAGGGCCGCCAAGGAGGCTGCCATGAGACCTTTGCCGAGCGAGGAGACCACGCCGCCGGTGATGAAAATGAACCGCGCCATGGGAGTTGGGCCTTAAGCGTCGAGAGGGATTCGGGGCAAGCGAATTGACGCGCGCAGGCACGCGCCATCCACAATGCCGTGACGGAGATGCAAAAGGATCAGGCCGCAGGTGCAGCCTGTCCGGTCTTATTGTGCGGGCTGGCCCTCACCGGCCGGGGCCGGTGCTGCCGGTGCTGCCGGAGCAGGCGCGGCCGGTGCCGGTGCTGCTGCCGGGTCGCCGCCGAGAATATCGGGCTGAGCGGCCGCAGGCACATCGCGATCGAGGGTGGAGCTGACCGAATCAACGCTGCCTTCGCGCACGGCCAGAGCCGCAAGCACGATCGACAGCGTGACAAAGGCGATCGCCAGCCACTTGGTCGAGCGCGAGAGGAAATCCGCGGCCCCGCGCGCGCCGAAAGCGCCGCTGGGGCTCGATCCGATCCCCAGCCCGCCCCCTTCGGAGCGCTGCATCAGCACCACGCCGACCAGCGCGGCGGCCACCAAGGCCTGGATCACGGTGAGGAACAGGAACAGGGACATGAAATGATCTCGTGTACAGGGCGCAAAGCTGCGCCCGGTGGCATAGCATGGGCGCCATGTAGGCGCGCGAGCCGCCTGCGGCAACCCCATGTGCGACAGGCCCATGCGCGATGGGTTCGCGCGCAGACTAGCTGTCGAACGGCTCGCTGGCGGCGAGCGCAATGCCCATGAAGCTGTCGGCGGTCAGACTTGCGCCGCCAACCAGCGCACCGCCGACATCGGGCACGGCGAAGATGGCTGCGGCATTCTCGGGTTTGACCGAGCCGCCATAGAGGATCCGCACCTCGCTGCCCTGCTCCTCTCCGAACAGATCGACCAGCAGCGCGCGGATTGCCCCGTGCATTTCGGCGATGTCGTCGGTGGTGGCCGCCTTGCCGGTGCCGATGGCCCAGATCGGTTCATAGGCCACAGTCACGCGCTCGGCGATGTCGGCAGGCATCTGGTCGGCGGGCGGGAGCGAGGCCTTGAGCTGGCGCTTCACGAAAGCCACGGCCTTACCCGAATCGCGGGTCGCCGCGCTCTCGCCGCAGCACATGATAATCCTGAGGCCGGCCGCCAATGCGGCCTGCGCCTTGGAGCGCACCATCGCATCGCCTTCGCCATGCCCTTCGCGGCGTTCCGAATGGCCGAGGATGACGAACTTCGCGCCCGCATCGGCAATCATCGCGGCGGAAATGTCACCGGTGAAGGCGCCGCCATCGGCATGGTGGCAATCCTGCGCACCGACGGCGATCTGCTCGGCCTCCCGGTGGATCGGGTGGATCAGCGTGTAAGGCGGCGCGAGCGCCACCTCGACCTTCATGTGACGCTGGGCCGCACGGTCGATCGCGCGCGCTTCGGAAAGCATTGCGCGGGTGCCGTGCATCTTCCAGTTTCCGACGATGTAGGGTCGGCGGGTCATGATCTGTCCTGCACCTGTTGTAAAAAGAGAGGGATAATTCGCGCGAGCCACGATTCTGGTGTGTGCTGTAGTGCCCGCAAGCGCCGCCCGCTAGCGAAGTAAGCCCGGCTAGTCAAAACCGCGCGAACCTGTTGCCGCGCGGTCGCAGGGGCTCTAAAGCGCACCGCGCAGCGCGATGCCTTGTGCTGCCGCTTCGGGATAGCCAACTCCCCCCACCACCCAGCCTCGGACGGGGTCAGATACGCCATGTTTTCGTTTTTCCGCCGCTTTTTCCAGTCGAAGATCGGTCTGCCGATCTTTCTCGCCTTTCTCGCGCTGATGGCGCTGGCCTTTGCGGCTTCGGACATTTCCGGCTCCACCACCTTTGGCGGCGTATCGAATGGCGACCGGATTGCAGTGGTCGGTGACGAGGCGATCCCGGTGTCGGAATTGTCGCTCTCTGCCAACACCGCGCTCGATCAGGTGCGCCAGCAGAACCCGACGCTGACGATGCCCGCATTCGTCGGTGAGGGCGGCTTTGATGAAGTGCTGCGCCAGCTGATCGATCGCTATGCCGTCGCCGAATACGGCAAGAAATACGGCCTGCGCGCGGGCAAGAACCTGATCGACAGTGAAATCCTGCGCATCCCGGCATTCCAGAATCTGACCGGCGGGTTCGACAAGCAGGCCTATCTCGCGGCGCTGGC
This window contains:
- a CDS encoding carbon-nitrogen hydrolase family protein — encoded protein: MPKIALFQMTSGIDPEANCAAIEQAARAAAGEGAAMLFTPEMSLLLDRNRARGAGHIVSQAQSPFVPRLAALATETGVTIALGSMAVALDNGKNANRSMVFAPGAAEPVTYDKIHMFDVDLASGESWRESNAYEPGREVVTLDDTPVGRLGLAVCYDLRFPALFGALGDRACDCLTVPAAFTRPTGAAHWHVMLRARAIEAQAFVIAAAQVGHHADGRETYGHSLVVDPWGEVLLDMGGEAAGLGYCDIDLARISEVRAQVPALANRREIAKS
- the grxC gene encoding glutaredoxin 3 translates to MAAPQIDIYTKFACPFCVRAKRLLTEKGAVFTEHDITMGGARRDEMLARAPGAMTVPQIFIGETHVGGCDDLHALEAAGKLDALLAG
- a CDS encoding Hsp20 family protein, producing the protein MSRFDFTPYRRSTVGFDRLFDLLENQARLNAGDNYPPFNISRRGDDNYRITLAVAGFRAGDIDITAQQNLLTVQGKKREEVEDGSELLHVGIANRGFERRFELADFVRVERADLADGLLIIDLVREVPDAMKPRKIAIGGTPTLTAVPTIEGEDTASAA
- a CDS encoding CTP synthase, with amino-acid sequence MARFIFITGGVVSSLGKGLMAASLAALLQARGYKVRIRKFDPYLNVDPGTMSPYQHGEVYVTDDGAETDLDLGHYERFTGVSARQSDNITSGRVYRDIIAKERRGDYLGATVQVIPHVTDAIKEFALADQGDHDFILCEIGGTVGDIESLPFMEAIRQLRNELEPFQTVSVHVTLVPYIKAAGELKTKPTQHSVRELAALGIKPDILLCRAEHPIPESDRRKIAQFCNVRAEAVIQALDAPSIYSVPEQYHAEGLDREVLRAFGITDAPAPDLSAWKDVTDRHFNPEGEVTIAVVGKYVGLPDAYKSLNEALVHGGLANRVKVNIRWIDAEIFEGDDPSQIVAALEPMHGILVPGGFGERGSEGKISAVTFARTRNVPFFGICLGMQMACIEGARAAGFEKASSTEFGPTDTPVVGIITEWMTKEGLQQREEGGDLGGTMRLGAYPAKLSANSHTSRIYGGAELISERHRHRYEVNSAFIEPLEKSGLIFAGMSPDGLLPEIVERPDHPWFVGVQFHPELKSRPFDPHPLFAGFIAAALEQSRLV
- the tpiA gene encoding triose-phosphate isomerase — translated: MTRRPYIVGNWKMHGTRAMLSEARAIDRAAQRHMKVEVALAPPYTLIHPIHREAEQIAVGAQDCHHADGGAFTGDISAAMIADAGAKFVILGHSERREGHGEGDAMVRSKAQAALAAGLRIIMCCGESAATRDSGKAVAFVKRQLKASLPPADQMPADIAERVTVAYEPIWAIGTGKAATTDDIAEMHGAIRALLVDLFGEEQGSEVRILYGGSVKPENAAAIFAVPDVGGALVGGASLTADSFMGIALAASEPFDS
- the secG gene encoding preprotein translocase subunit SecG, which codes for MSLFLFLTVIQALVAAALVGVVLMQRSEGGGLGIGSSPSGAFGARGAADFLSRSTKWLAIAFVTLSIVLAALAVREGSVDSVSSTLDRDVPAAAQPDILGGDPAAAPAPAAPAPAAPAAPAPAGEGQPAQ